Proteins encoded in a region of the Neodiprion lecontei isolate iyNeoLeco1 chromosome 5, iyNeoLeco1.1, whole genome shotgun sequence genome:
- the LOC107219308 gene encoding cytochrome P450 6k1 has product MHRRIELFEIRLYQVMTAAILSWLSNSLSVVLIVVGIFYAYAKYKLNYWKRRGVPSPPTHFIFGNFKDAVFFKTSPPQIMAKIQEQAGEDTPFVGFHIFHRPCLIVKDPDLIKTILIKDFEAFPNRHFAKHAKRDIPGSQNLFSMNNPKWKYVRSKITPTLTSVKLKKMVPLMIETAREMLKYIDSHPADSHSRKAMKMRDTSSKYTTDIISSLAFGIQTNSFLHPEPEFRTRGRKLFDITLRRTLSLFVMFFFSELCDMLRTSMLDESEQFFRDIFWASVHAREESGKHRGDLIDSLIQLKNAEQVSDFEFSGDHLLAQSAIFFVAGHETSSLTMSFTLFELAKNPEIQKRARQDVRYQLKKHGVTQEAFQEMKYLNQVISETLRMYPPAPIIDRVAERDYKIPGSDLVIEKGTPVYVPLLGLHYNPKYHPEPWKFDPDRFSDERKKSLVPMTYMPFGEGPRYCVGQRIGQLQSLIGLGMILSEYEISLNPDIDTVVSPKSIFLAPSNDINLILKKDTPNVSN; this is encoded by the exons ATGCATCGCAGGATAGAGCTTTTTGAAATACG TCTTTATCAAGTCATGACGGCGGCAATTCTATCTTGGCTCAGCAACAGCCTTAGCGTTGTTCTTATTGTGGTCGGTATATTTTACGCGTATGCAAAATACAAGCTGAATTACTGGAAGAGACGCGGAGTTCCTTCGCCTCCGACACATTtcatttttggaaatttcaaaGATGCGGTATTCTTCAAAACGTCACCTCCTCAGATCATGGCCAAAATACAGGAGCAGGCCGGAGAGGATACACCCTTTGTTGGGTTTCACATTTTCCACAGACCGTGCTTGATTGTGAAAGATCCTGATCTAATAAAAACCATCTTGATCAAAGACTTCGAGGCATTTCCTAATCGTCATTTTGCTAAACATGCCAAAAGAGATATCCCTGGTTCTCAGAACTTATTTTCCATGAATAATCCGAAGTGGAAATACGTGAGGTCTAAGATAACGCCGACATTAACGtctgtgaaattgaaaaaaatggtaccTCTGATGATTGAAACTGCTCGAGAAATGCTGAAATACATCGATTCACATCCTGCTGATAGTCATTCGAGGAAAGCTATGAAAATGAGAGATACAAGTTCGAAATACACAACTGATATAATTTCTTCGCTAGCTTTCGGAATTCAGACAAACTCGTTTCTGCATCCTGAACCAGAATTTCGAACTCGGG GTCGCAAGTTATTTGACATAACTCTACGTCGCACGCTCTCGTTATTCgtaatgtttttcttttccgagCTGTGTGATATGTTGAGAACGTCGATGCTGGACGAAtctgaacaatttttcagaGATATTTTCTGGGCCTCTGTACATGCACGAGAAGAATCGGGCAAGCATCGAGGAGACCTCATCGATTCTCTTATACAATTGAAAAATGCCGAGCAGGTGTCCGATTTTG AATTTAGCGGGGATCACCTCTTAGCACAATCGGCAATCTTCTTCGTTGCTGGTCACGAAACTAGCTCACTGACGATGTCGTTCACTCTTTTCGAGTTGGCAAAAAACCCAGAAATACAAAAACGAGCTCGTCAAGATGTCCGGTACCAGTTGAAGAAGCACGGTGTTACACAGGAGGCTTTCCAAGAGATGAAATACCTCAACCAGGTGATATCGGAAACATTACGGATGTACCCACCAGCTCCAATCATAGACAGAGTTGCAGAGAGAGACTATAAG ATTCCTGGCAGCGACCTCGTTATCGAAAAGGGAACCCCGGTCTACGTTCCGCTTCTCGGATTGCATTACAACCCTAAATATCATCCAGAACCTTGGAAATTCGACCCGGACAGGTTCAGTGATGAGCGCAAAAAGTCCCTTGTACCCATGACGTATATGCCCTTCGGAGAAGGACCCAGATACTGTGTCG gTCAAAGGATTGGACAATTGCAATCGCTGATAGGCCTGGGTATGATTCTAAGCGAATACGAAATAAGTTTAAACCCGGATATCGATACGGTCGTAAGTCcgaaatcaatatttttggcACCGTCAAACGACATAAACTTGATATTAAAGAAAGACACTCCGAACGTGTCCAACTAA